A segment of the Synergistaceae bacterium genome:
GCCCTCTTTCGCGTTGTTTCCTGCTACTAGAGTTTGTACGGCAGTCCAGAGGCTTTCACTTCCCCCCTAGCCGGAGGTAGCCACATTTCTGTGGATTTGGTAATGCCTGTCCAGCACCTGACATTGTTTAGTAGATTAACCCTCCTTTAGCTTGTTGTCAACCGTGCTTTTCAGGACAACTTCTTTTCACTGGTTTATACTATTTGGCTATCTAGCTATGCCTCCTTTGCTGTAAGAAACATTATCATTCCCCTGAAACCGTGCCGCTCGTTGATTAATGGTATAAGCACCTTATGAATTTTCCCGCAAGAAACACCGCCTCCCTTCACGGGATTTTATCACCCGCCTAATTTCCGTGCCTGCCCTTTAGCTTCAGTGCCTCCCCGAATGTCGCGGACTGGTCAATGTCATCAACTATCCGGCCATGCTCAAGAATAATTTTCCGCTGGGCTACATCTCCGACTTCAGGATCATGTGTAACAACGATAATCGTTACGCCCTCATCGTGAAGTCGCCTGAAGATGTCGACAACAATCCCCTCGTTTTCCTCGTCAAGATTTCCGGTCGGCTCATCCCCTAAAAGTATCTGCGGAGAATTTATCAGTGCGCGGGCAATGCAGACCCTTTGCTGTTCCCCGCCGGATAACTGCGCGGGAAGATGCCCGGCCCTGTCAGCGAGTCCGACTTTCGCAAGTGCCTCTAACGCTTCTTCCTCATCGGGCATACTGTGATAATATTGCGCTACCATGACATTCTCAACCGCTGTAAGGTAGCTTATCAGGTGAAACTGCTGAAATATCAGCCCGATTTTGTCGCGCCTGATTCGCGTTAGGTTCGCGGCATTCTCCCGGCTTATGTCCGTTCCGTCAAGTATCACGCTTCCTGCTGACGGTGTATCCATGCAGCCGATTATGTTAATCATTGTCGTTTTCCCTGACCCTGACGGACCCATGATAGAAAGCCAGTCGCCCGCATTCACGCTTAAATTTATGTCTGCGAGTGCCTTCAGGTTACCGTAAATTTTTGAGACGTTCTGAAGCTGTAATATTGTCTTAGGCATAATCATTCTCCTTTAAGGACTATTGCGGGGTGAATATCCATTACCCTGCGGACGGGAATTATTGACGCTGTTACTGTGACGATGATGAAAATTGCGATTGTCGCCGGGATTAAGACGGGCTGAAAGTTTATCCCCCGCCCGAAAACGTTAAGGCTTACACGCAGGGCAAACTCGAATCCCAAGAATACCCCTAACGCGCCCCCGATGAAGCCGAGCATTACACCTTCTCCGAGAAGCTCACCCATCACGAGTCTATTCTCTGCCCCTAACGCTTTTTTCAGCGCAATTTCTCTCCTGCGTTCCGCAATCATGGCCGTCATTGTCGTATACACAGAAATCATTGTTATGATGAGTACAACAACAGTAACAAGCAGAACGAGAGCCTGCAATTTTCCCAACACTATATCCTGCGACTGAGTGAGCCTCCTCACGGCGCGGGGCATTAATTCGGGGATTTCATTCTCAATTTTTGCTGACAGCGCAGAAAGTTCTTCAGCGTCCGCCACTATGCTGCACTCGATAACGTCAGCCCGGAATGTGTCGCCGATTAACTCATCAAGCATATCAATGTCAGCGAAAATGAATCCCTCTTCCGCTCCCCCTGTCGACACGATTCCCCTAACCGTAAAATTTCTGTGGAAGTTCTGACGCGCCGAGTCTCTCTTCTGATTCTCTTCCGCTGACAAGTCCTGCCGTGAAGCCTCTGCATGTTGACCGAATTTCACGCCCTGAACCATGAACGAGTCGCCGAGCTTGAGTCCGAGTGTCTGCGCTATTTCGCGGCCCGTCATGACCTGCGAGACATCCGCCGAATTTCCCCAGCTCCCCTCAACGTACCAGAACGGGCTGTTTCTCTCCGCCTCTGTCAGGTCAGTCCCGGCGATGATGTAAGGCTGTTCGTTGATTTTGACGGTCTGATAGCGGTACGGAGCCATTCCGACAATTTTCCCCTCGCCGATTAGCCCGCGTAACTTTCCGAGAGTCTCACGTGTGATTTTCGCCTCGCCTCGCGGTAACACAATCAGATTCGCGCCGTATGACCGAAATTCGCGCCCTAACTGTTCGGGAATGTCGTAATATATCGTAACAAGCCCCGAAAGAATCGTAGCTCCGATAGCAATTGCAAGCACCGCGATAATGAGACGTGATGCCCGGCGTATCAATGAGCCTGCTACCATTCGGATATACATTTTCCGGCGGCTTCCGTGTCTGTGCTTCTCTGTGTTATTTGCCATGTAGAACCTCCGTAGGCTTTAACGCCATCAAGTAACGTATTGCGGGAATGCTCCCGATTAACGTAACGAGGAACAAAATCACCGCGACAATAAGAATCACCATCCGCGCAATCTCGATGTATGACCCGAAAACCGTTTGCCCTATAATCTGTGCGAACCCGATTCCCATGAAGTAGCCGACAACACCGCCCGCAATCCCCGTAATCATTACTTCAGCGAGTACCAACAATACAATCTGCCAGTTATACGCGCCGAGTGCCTTTAAGAGTCCCAATTCCTGACTCCGTTCGATTACGCTTGCTGTGATGAGGTTCGATATTGCGAGCGCAGAGCCTATAGAGCTTAGAATCGTAATCAGCACCATCAAAAGAGTCGTCTTGTTCAGGATAGTGCCTTCTGATTCTGCAACTTGCCTCACGGGCTTTGCGACTCCGTCCTCTATTACCTCCTGAATCTGATGACATATCGCGCTCACGTAAGCGGTGCAGTACCATGTTTCATACTCTTCCGGGGACAAGCTACGGGGGTCTTGCGCGGCTTTGCGGGCTAAATCGTTATCGGGAGTCGTGAGGGCTGACACTTCTATGTCTGAGACTCTGCCGGGAAGGTCTAAAAGTTTTTGTGCTGACGGAAGAGTCATCAATATTTTTCCGTCATCATTCCCGCCGTCGTTGAAGATTCCTTTTACGGTAAATTCCTCTGTGTCAAGTGTTATCTCATCGCCTACATCAATATTTTTCTGAGACGCAAGCAAATGCCCAATCATCACGCCATCATCGTCGTCCTCTTCTAGCCATTCGCCGTTGACCGCCCACCAAGTACGCAATGACTTCAAGCCCGTGTGAAGTTCCTCGCCTGTCGGTAATGTCGCGTGTTTTTCCGGCCATGTGCCAATGATGGAGACTTCCGAGCCGTTGAGAGTCGCGCGTCCCTCAAGAATCGGCG
Coding sequences within it:
- a CDS encoding ABC transporter permease, which gives rise to MYIRMVAGSLIRRASRLIIAVLAIAIGATILSGLVTIYYDIPEQLGREFRSYGANLIVLPRGEAKITRETLGKLRGLIGEGKIVGMAPYRYQTVKINEQPYIIAGTDLTEAERNSPFWYVEGSWGNSADVSQVMTGREIAQTLGLKLGDSFMVQGVKFGQHAEASRQDLSAEENQKRDSARQNFHRNFTVRGIVSTGGAEEGFIFADIDMLDELIGDTFRADVIECSIVADAEELSALSAKIENEIPELMPRAVRRLTQSQDIVLGKLQALVLLVTVVVLIITMISVYTTMTAMIAERRREIALKKALGAENRLVMGELLGEGVMLGFIGGALGVFLGFEFALRVSLNVFGRGINFQPVLIPATIAIFIIVTVTASIIPVRRVMDIHPAIVLKGE
- a CDS encoding ABC transporter ATP-binding protein, with amino-acid sequence MPKTILQLQNVSKIYGNLKALADINLSVNAGDWLSIMGPSGSGKTTMINIIGCMDTPSAGSVILDGTDISRENAANLTRIRRDKIGLIFQQFHLISYLTAVENVMVAQYYHSMPDEEEALEALAKVGLADRAGHLPAQLSGGEQQRVCIARALINSPQILLGDEPTGNLDEENEGIVVDIFRRLHDEGVTIIVVTHDPEVGDVAQRKIILEHGRIVDDIDQSATFGEALKLKGRHGN
- a CDS encoding ABC transporter permease, with translation MFWRMITKTLIRQKSKMIMIAFTVVLGVSLSTAMMNVMLGVGDKVNRELKVYGANITVRHKDAALMNDLYGLEGQGVNDKFLREDDVLKLKSIFWGFNILDFAPILEGRATLNGSEVSIIGTWPEKHATLPTGEELHTGLKSLRTWWAVNGEWLEEDDDDGVMIGHLLASQKNIDVGDEITLDTEEFTVKGIFNDGGNDDGKILMTLPSAQKLLDLPGRVSDIEVSALTTPDNDLARKAAQDPRSLSPEEYETWYCTAYVSAICHQIQEVIEDGVAKPVRQVAESEGTILNKTTLLMVLITILSSIGSALAISNLITASVIERSQELGLLKALGAYNWQIVLLVLAEVMITGIAGGVVGYFMGIGFAQIIGQTVFGSYIEIARMVILIVAVILFLVTLIGSIPAIRYLMALKPTEVLHGK